Below is a genomic region from Echinicola rosea.
ATCAGGTGAAATTGACTTTGGCAGATGCCTTGATCCTCAACAATAACCAAGTGGTCAATGAAAGTACCGGAAGTGGACACTATACGGGAGAGGTGGGGTTTAACTTGAAATCCATGCGTATCCACGCTGATAACCAGAACCTATATTTGAAAGCACGTGCCGAATCCGACATTCCTTTTAATGGCGTGATCGCATACAATGATCCGAAAACCAGCTTGGGAGATGGGAATTATAATGCCATTACTTGGGCTACCAATAATATAATTGAGGGGGACAGTGTATCATTGACCATGCCGCTGGCAGGAATAGATCAGGATTTTAAACAATATCCTTTTGAATTGCGAGTAAGGTTCCTGCATACCAATGGGAAGCATACTGAATTAAGCTATCCCTACTCCTATTTGGCAGGAAAACCAGCTATCGATGTAGATCTCAAAGAGGTGAAAGAACTCTCTAAAGACAATTGGTCAGTAGTCGATGTCTCCTCGGAAGAGTTGGTAGGAGGAGGGACCAACAAAGGCGCAGGTACTCATCTTATTGATGGTCAGGATGACACCTTTTGGCATTCCCAGTGGTACCAGGCTAGTCCACTATACCCACACTACTTTGTGCTAGACTTGGATCAAGTGGAAACTGCAAATGGGATGGTTTTCAGCCAGCGATTGGACAAGTACAATGGTAGGGTCAAAACCATTAATGTAGAAATCAGCAGCGACAATTCCTCTTGGATTGGCCTAGGCAATTTCCAGGTTGGGGACGGAGCAAGAGATGTGGTGGAATGGACTTCAACGGAGAGTTTCCGCTATATCAAAGTGACGGTGACAGAAGGCCATGACAATGGTAGTGGGGAAAATGTGTACTTTTCACATTTGGCTGAGTTCGGTCTTTATTGAGGATATCAGGGCGGGGCTGTCTTGTTTTGTAAGATAGCCTCGTCTTTTTAAGATTGCGTGGGTCATCGCTAAAAAAGGAATTGTCCATATTGTTTGTAAATTAAGGGCTACTAAATTAATATGCCCAAAATGAACCCTTCTTCACAGCAGCGCCTTTTGTCACTTGACTTCTACAGGGGGATTACCATGTTCCTGTTGATTGCCGAGTTTTCCCATCTTTTTTCTTATTTGGTCTCTCCTGAATTTGAAGGGACTTTTGTTTATGCTTTGGGGGAGCAGTTTCATCATGTGGAATGGGAAGGGCTGCACTTTTGGGATTTGATCCAACCGTTTTTTATGTTTATTGTTGGGGTGGCCATGCCGATGTCTTTTGCCAAACGGATGGAAAAAGGAGCCAATTACAGTGAGGTCAGCCAGCATGCCTACAAAAGGGCTTTTGTCCTGCTTGTCTTGGGTTGGGGGCTTTATTGCATAGATCCGGGTGAGATCGTGTTTAGGTTTCAAAACGTACTTGCCCAGTTGGCAGTGACCTATCTTTTGGCCTTCTTGGTCATGCGAAAGACGGTGGCTTTTCAGATTGCCTTTTCACTGTTGCTCTTGCTTGTCAGCGAATTGCTTTATCGTTTTTTTCCTGTGGAGGGCTTTGACTATGCGTTCCAAGCTGGGGAGAATTTTGGTGCCTGGTTCAATGTCTTGATTGCCGGTGAAGAAGATTCGGGGCACTGGGCCATGTTCAATGCTCTTCCGACAGCAGCACATACGATCTGGGGCGTATGTGCAGGAAAACTATTAATCGGTCCACTGTCTGGCAAGCGAAAGTGGAGGCTGTTATTGGTAGGAGGACTCGTGGCGCTTTTCCTAGGATATGCTTTAAGCACTTTCACACCGATTATCAAACGCATAGCGACAAGTAGTTTTGTTATCATTTCGGGGGGATGGTCTTTGATTGGCTTGGCAATATGCTATTGGTGGATAGATGTCCGGAAGCATCAAAAAGGCGTGTGGGTCTTTGCGATTGTAGGGATGAACCCTTTGTTTATTTACCTTTTTGCCCATGTGGGAGGAGCTGACTTGGTTCGGAAGATTTTATTGCCCTTTTCCAATGCGATCTTTGGATGGACAGGTGAGCTTGGAGCTGGGCTTGTCCTCAGTTTGCTGGTATTATTGGCGATGTGGTATATCTGCTTTTGGCTGTATAAAAGAAAAATATTTTTTAAAGTATAAAATCGAGGAAACAGGGCGAAGGCAATAAAAAGAGAATGACTATCTGTGATTTTGCACGTAATGGAACAATTACATAATATGATTTCGAAAGTTAAGGAAATTCCTTGGAGAAACCGCTTTAAGAAATCTACCGTTCCTATGGAATTTAGCTTCATACGTGCTACAATTTTGGGCGCAGGTGACGTCAAAGGCCGCAATAGATAGGCTAATGCATTCCGGGTTTAATGCCGTTTAGTTAGTATATACCTGGAAACATTGGTTCTATTGTTTTTCTGCTAAATTCCAAGATGGTTTTCATCTTTTTACCTTTGTCACTTTTTTGCTGCAGGTCAAAAAAGTGACCAAAAAACCCCGCCGCTACGCCACGGCGCACAGGTGTGCATCTATTGGCCTAAAATTAAAACCTTCCCTCATGCAGGCAAACTCCTCCTTTTTTAGCTGCCAACATTCTTTTTGGTTAGTATTTCGTCAAACAAGCCTGCCTACTTGCCCGCCCTCTTTTTAATTTCTAACGCCCAATACCTGCAAGGCGGATCCATTTTGTACATATTTTAAAAGGCCATGGATTAAAATCATAACTCTCTCAATGGACGATCCGTATTGGAAAATCTTCTTAACTAAACGGCATTGAATCCGGGTTAAACACAGGTAGCTAACTATGGACTACTCCTTCACCCTTAGCCTCTTATTGTAGATCATTTCTCCTTTGACAAAGACTTGGAAGAAATAGCGGCTTTTGGGATAGCGGGTCAGGTTTAGGGTGAACTTTCCTTCTTTAAGGTCTTGGTAGATGTGTTCTTCCACTACTTCTCCGCTCGGGTCCTTTACCAGTTTTATGGTGACTTCTTCGGGGTAATTGGATAAATAATCGAAGGTAGTGAAGTCCTGTGCGCGGGTAGGGAAGACGCCTAGCGAAATTTCCTTGTCATTGATTGGTGATATGGCCTCTCCTACTTCGAAATCATAGATGATGCCACTTCCAAAATCCGAATCGAAGCTTTTTACGATCTGCCCGTCATTGTTCAATAAGATGACCTTTCCTCTTCCTGCCTTTGTCTTGTACCAAAACTCAAGACCATCTCCTCCAGTATCGGTAAAGTGCAGGCGATAAGCTCCTTTGGAGAGGTTTAGGCTGTCTTTGTAGGTGGTGTCGGCCACCATGGATCCCACAGTTCTTTCGAATAAAACATTGCCTTCTGCATCGGTGACCGTGTACCCATTTTCCTGGGCAGCTTTATTGGTTTCAATGTGCAGAATCAGTTGCTCGCCATGTACGGCTATCTTTTCATAAGGTGATATGGTTTTATTATCGCCGAGGTATCCATCTTTTTTTCCGTTGGGTTTTTTGAGTTCAAATTGATAGTTCAGGCTACCCTCCTGAGGGATTTTTCCTTCAAGCGTGACTGTGTCTGATTTGCCGGGAAGCAACTCTCCTGACCAAGAGGATTTTTGTGGTTGTAGTCCGACGGTACCGTGTTCGATTTCTAGGCTTTTCAGTGGATGGCTCCCATTGTTTTTAATCACAATAGTAGGCCCGAAAGCAGCTGGGTTTTTCCTGCTGTGAACGGCTTTTTTGGAAGGGATGATAATGTCTTCGACGGATGCGTCCTGCTTTTTCTGATAAGACTTGTATTGGATCACATAGGCTGCTATCAGCTCGTTGGCGCTGGGTTTTGGAGATATATAATCTTCCATCTGGAGTTGGACGGTATGCTCAGGTGCGTTCAGGGCAAAGTCATAAATGTCTGGCTGTACCAAGTCTCCCGGGCACCAATTGGCGCGGTCAAAGATCCAGGTGCCGGCTTGCGGGTAAAGCGGGTTGTTGCCGCATTGCTTCCACATTTGTCTGCTGGCTACAAGTTTGCCATCCAGGTAAAAATCCCGGTACTTGTTGCAGAACTCCCCGCATCCATCTGGGCTGTCCATGCCATGTCCGGTCTGGATGACCCTAAATCTGCCCAAAGAGGCTCCCTCGTCAGTGGTGATGGTGGTGGCCTTCAAGGTCTCCTCGATGGGGTTCCCCTTGTCTCCGTAGCGATAGGAGCCTTGGTAAACCTTGGTGATGCTGACGGGCTCCATGATGGGTTGGCCTTTGATTACTTCAAAATCAACCGTGACTTTCCAACCCCGGTCTTCATTGGGCTCGTAGCCCGTGTGTTTGTACTCGACCTCCACGCTGTCCCTAAGCAATAGACTGAAGTCGGTGACATCCACTTCCCATTCGAATTCCCAGTCTTTTCCAAAAGCTCCACCGTAAGGAGTGAGCATTCGGGCAATTTCATAATCCAACATTTCGCCGTTTTTGCCACCGGCTCTTTTGAGGGTGATGTGGTCTACATAATCCCAGTCCGCACAGCGCATCCCGTCCGGACAGCCAAAGTTGATTTTTAGGATGATTTGGCGAATGGCTTCGTCCTTATCAGGAAAAACCGCCCAGTTGGTATAGCTGTTTTCGCCTTTTTGGGGATTGGTAACGACGGTGATCTGGTCATGGCTGATGATATGGACAGTATCTTTCTCACCGGCCAAAACGTTTACTGCAATAATAAAGACTATTAGAAAGCTGAAAAGTGTGGTTTTCATTTGTTTTTCTATCATTTAGAAATTAATAGAGGCTCTCGTGAGGCTCGAAAGGCTTTATCAATGTACGGGTTGGTGGCTTTTATTTGCTTTGGTGTTTTAGCTCAATCATTTCTTTGTTCCATTCTTGATGGAGCTGGAGGAGTTCTTGTAGGATTTTCGGGTTTTC
It encodes:
- a CDS encoding discoidin domain-containing protein; amino-acid sequence: MTIRNQLTFCLILAGFFFQGCTLKNNVNPVEEEEIEKELELGNYESDYNYNLNVVYFVPSDIEPLANYHERLSGVMLFMQDWFKGEMTALGFPGKTFGLLKSEVDPSYVKVILIRGEGGQDDYPYQGGGSSAGAEIRQYFQAHPAEEASDHTLVFMPSRTGGNGWDAGGVPFYGLGKWCYALDYLNFDMSYWQDGSRQGDELWIGGTIHELGHGLNLPHNKHKATDNWTSMMSWGNHEFNDTPDQVKLTLADALILNNNQVVNESTGSGHYTGEVGFNLKSMRIHADNQNLYLKARAESDIPFNGVIAYNDPKTSLGDGNYNAITWATNNIIEGDSVSLTMPLAGIDQDFKQYPFELRVRFLHTNGKHTELSYPYSYLAGKPAIDVDLKEVKELSKDNWSVVDVSSEELVGGGTNKGAGTHLIDGQDDTFWHSQWYQASPLYPHYFVLDLDQVETANGMVFSQRLDKYNGRVKTINVEISSDNSSWIGLGNFQVGDGARDVVEWTSTESFRYIKVTVTEGHDNGSGENVYFSHLAEFGLY
- a CDS encoding acyltransferase family protein, producing MNPSSQQRLLSLDFYRGITMFLLIAEFSHLFSYLVSPEFEGTFVYALGEQFHHVEWEGLHFWDLIQPFFMFIVGVAMPMSFAKRMEKGANYSEVSQHAYKRAFVLLVLGWGLYCIDPGEIVFRFQNVLAQLAVTYLLAFLVMRKTVAFQIAFSLLLLLVSELLYRFFPVEGFDYAFQAGENFGAWFNVLIAGEEDSGHWAMFNALPTAAHTIWGVCAGKLLIGPLSGKRKWRLLLVGGLVALFLGYALSTFTPIIKRIATSSFVIISGGWSLIGLAICYWWIDVRKHQKGVWVFAIVGMNPLFIYLFAHVGGADLVRKILLPFSNAIFGWTGELGAGLVLSLLVLLAMWYICFWLYKRKIFFKV
- a CDS encoding peptide-N-glycosidase F-related protein; amino-acid sequence: MKTTLFSFLIVFIIAVNVLAGEKDTVHIISHDQITVVTNPQKGENSYTNWAVFPDKDEAIRQIILKINFGCPDGMRCADWDYVDHITLKRAGGKNGEMLDYEIARMLTPYGGAFGKDWEFEWEVDVTDFSLLLRDSVEVEYKHTGYEPNEDRGWKVTVDFEVIKGQPIMEPVSITKVYQGSYRYGDKGNPIEETLKATTITTDEGASLGRFRVIQTGHGMDSPDGCGEFCNKYRDFYLDGKLVASRQMWKQCGNNPLYPQAGTWIFDRANWCPGDLVQPDIYDFALNAPEHTVQLQMEDYISPKPSANELIAAYVIQYKSYQKKQDASVEDIIIPSKKAVHSRKNPAAFGPTIVIKNNGSHPLKSLEIEHGTVGLQPQKSSWSGELLPGKSDTVTLEGKIPQEGSLNYQFELKKPNGKKDGYLGDNKTISPYEKIAVHGEQLILHIETNKAAQENGYTVTDAEGNVLFERTVGSMVADTTYKDSLNLSKGAYRLHFTDTGGDGLEFWYKTKAGRGKVILLNNDGQIVKSFDSDFGSGIIYDFEVGEAISPINDKEISLGVFPTRAQDFTTFDYLSNYPEEVTIKLVKDPSGEVVEEHIYQDLKEGKFTLNLTRYPKSRYFFQVFVKGEMIYNKRLRVKE